Proteins from a genomic interval of Nocardia sp. BMG51109:
- a CDS encoding enoyl-CoA hydratase/isomerase family protein: MTLAVRRGAAWQVRLDRPEAANALSPALVEALHDVLDEAAAARPEALVLEGNRRHFAAGFDLAGLSRESDASLAQRFLRIGLLLERLVTAPYLTVAVVEGRAVGAGADLVAACDHRLAGPDARFAFPGARFGVVLGTARLRSIADPSVFLGGDTVTVADSGGLVTGTPGELSGILDAWARIDPATRPALLAAARPVYDADAALAALARSVATPGLHDRLTAYRRRVLSPRSHSEELE; this comes from the coding sequence GTGACCCTCGCCGTCCGCCGCGGCGCCGCCTGGCAGGTCCGCCTCGACCGCCCTGAGGCGGCCAACGCGTTGTCGCCCGCGCTCGTCGAGGCCCTGCACGACGTGCTCGACGAGGCGGCGGCAGCCCGCCCGGAAGCCCTTGTGCTGGAGGGGAATCGACGCCACTTCGCCGCCGGGTTCGATCTGGCCGGGCTGTCCCGCGAGTCGGACGCGTCGCTCGCCCAGCGGTTCCTGCGGATCGGGCTGTTGCTCGAACGGCTGGTCACCGCGCCGTACCTGACGGTGGCCGTAGTCGAGGGAAGGGCGGTCGGGGCCGGGGCGGACCTGGTCGCCGCGTGCGATCACCGGCTCGCCGGACCGGATGCCCGCTTCGCCTTCCCCGGGGCCCGTTTCGGTGTGGTCCTCGGGACGGCCCGCCTGCGCAGCATCGCCGATCCCTCGGTGTTCCTGGGCGGTGACACGGTCACCGTCGCGGACAGCGGGGGACTGGTGACCGGCACGCCCGGCGAGCTCTCCGGGATCCTCGACGCCTGGGCCCGCATCGATCCGGCGACCCGGCCCGCGCTGCTGGCCGCGGCGCGACCGGTGTACGACGCCGACGCCGCGCTCGCCGCACTGGCCCGGTCCGTGGCCACGCCCGGCCTGCACGACCGGCTGACCGCATACCGACGCCGCGTCCTATCGCCCCGATCTCACAGTGAGGAGCTGGAATGA
- a CDS encoding alpha/beta hydrolase — MTTMRTHATTGAWDEPEGATPRGTVVLFPGRGETAASYGRLGRRLAADGYRVRYVRVGLEDVAAARAAVEELLADESLPGPRVLLGSDSGAALAARFASELPVEGVVLAAIALPESALRSSAPGAVGAEWADEVDARTACPVHRAVISADEEFARGAIAAPVPWETVTLRVQDRPTLALHGTDDRITPLAAALDVYAQAPRTDVRLVRGGRHDVLNDVAHRSVAATIVLFLESLRLGPGVPPIVTGLG; from the coding sequence ATGACAACGATGCGGACACACGCAACCACCGGCGCCTGGGACGAGCCCGAGGGCGCCACGCCGCGCGGCACCGTCGTACTGTTCCCCGGGCGCGGCGAGACCGCCGCCTCCTACGGGCGTCTCGGCCGGCGGCTCGCCGCCGACGGGTACCGGGTGCGGTACGTGCGGGTGGGGCTCGAGGACGTCGCCGCCGCCCGCGCCGCCGTAGAAGAGCTGTTGGCGGATGAGTCCCTGCCAGGGCCGCGAGTCCTGCTCGGCTCGGACAGCGGCGCCGCGCTCGCGGCGCGGTTTGCGTCGGAACTGCCTGTGGAAGGTGTTGTGCTGGCGGCGATCGCGCTCCCGGAGTCCGCGCTGCGAAGTTCTGCGCCCGGAGCAGTGGGAGCCGAGTGGGCGGACGAAGTCGACGCCCGCACCGCGTGCCCGGTGCACCGGGCCGTGATATCGGCGGACGAGGAGTTCGCCCGCGGCGCGATAGCCGCGCCGGTGCCGTGGGAAACAGTCACCCTCCGAGTACAGGACCGGCCGACGCTCGCTCTGCACGGCACCGACGACCGCATCACGCCGCTCGCTGCGGCGCTCGACGTGTACGCGCAGGCGCCACGCACCGATGTCCGCCTTGTCCGGGGCGGCCGACACGACGTGCTCAACGATGTCGCACACCGCTCCGTCGCGGCGACGATCGTGCTGTTCCTCGAATCGCTGCGACTGGGCCCCGGCGTCCCGCCGATCGTGACCGGGCTGGGTTGA
- a CDS encoding helix-turn-helix domain-containing protein, with product MLATQFSTEGLSSADQLECWLDLMDRELVPTRLRAITDDGFPASARTLTWEGMQVSAMAYPSVRVRRTPKLIRQSDPEAYQVNLVLDGAAAIAQADREASIGAGEFVLFDTSHPFEGWRSSGLGDRAITLQISRTLLPLPVNGIDRLTATTFGARHGMGAVFARWLTDLITRAGEFTPADASTLTSVTVDLLSAVLAAPLDAEGMPAPESRRRALRWQINGFIEQRLGDPALTPATIAAAHHISLRTLQQLFAADETTPAAWIRRHRLERCRRDLADPRLRGRPIHSIAVRWGFTDPAHFSRVFRRAFGASPSDYRHHALLRE from the coding sequence ATGCTTGCGACGCAGTTCAGCACGGAGGGATTGTCGAGCGCCGACCAGCTGGAGTGCTGGCTGGACCTGATGGATCGCGAGCTTGTTCCCACCCGACTGCGCGCCATTACCGACGACGGCTTTCCTGCCTCGGCGCGGACGTTGACCTGGGAAGGCATGCAGGTCTCCGCGATGGCGTACCCGTCGGTGCGCGTGCGGCGGACGCCGAAGCTGATCCGGCAGTCCGATCCGGAGGCATACCAGGTCAACCTGGTGCTGGACGGGGCGGCCGCGATTGCCCAGGCGGACAGGGAGGCGAGCATCGGTGCCGGTGAGTTCGTCCTGTTCGACACCTCCCACCCGTTCGAGGGCTGGCGTTCCAGTGGTCTCGGCGATCGGGCGATCACGCTGCAGATCTCGCGGACGCTGCTGCCGTTGCCCGTCAACGGGATCGACCGGCTCACTGCCACCACCTTCGGCGCACGCCACGGCATGGGCGCGGTCTTCGCCCGTTGGTTGACCGATCTGATCACGCGGGCGGGGGAGTTCACTCCCGCCGACGCGTCCACGCTCACCTCCGTCACCGTGGACCTGCTGTCGGCGGTCCTCGCCGCGCCCCTGGATGCGGAGGGGATGCCGGCTCCCGAGTCGCGTCGGCGTGCGCTGCGGTGGCAGATCAACGGCTTCATCGAGCAGAGGCTCGGTGACCCCGCCTTGACTCCGGCGACGATCGCAGCGGCCCACCATATCTCCCTGCGCACGCTGCAACAGTTGTTCGCCGCGGACGAGACCACCCCGGCGGCCTGGATACGCCGGCACCGCTTGGAACGGTGCCGGCGCGATCTGGCCGATCCGCGCCTGCGCGGCCGGCCCATCCACTCGATCGCCGTCCGGTGGGGGTTCACCGACCCGGCCCATTTCAGCCGCGTCTTCCGCCGGGCCTTCGGCGCGTCGCCCAGTGACTACCGCCATCACGCCCTGCTGCGCGAATAG
- a CDS encoding SseB family protein produces MSYNDGRDALRGEIVAFYAGFGQREALLAALRAAALLVPVSDDDRVQVSQVGGIDWLCAFTSVEEYARYTAARGRMTDGGIEPDRRYSYHSLWGWRLLAYAESRDRPTGVAVDVVGAAPMAFPPNVSE; encoded by the coding sequence ATGTCCTATAACGACGGCCGGGATGCTCTGCGGGGTGAAATCGTCGCGTTCTACGCCGGTTTCGGGCAGCGGGAGGCGCTGCTGGCGGCGCTTCGCGCGGCCGCTCTGCTGGTGCCGGTGAGCGATGACGATCGTGTTCAGGTATCCCAGGTGGGCGGCATCGACTGGCTGTGTGCCTTCACCAGTGTCGAGGAGTATGCCCGGTACACGGCGGCTCGTGGCCGCATGACGGACGGTGGCATCGAACCGGATCGCCGGTACTCATATCACTCGCTGTGGGGGTGGCGGCTGCTTGCGTATGCCGAGTCGCGGGATCGGCCCACTGGCGTCGCGGTCGATGTCGTGGGGGCGGCACCGATGGCATTCCCGCCGAATGTGTCCGAGTAA